Proteins encoded together in one Thermococcus barophilus MP window:
- a CDS encoding TldD/PmbA family protein, translating to MIDELIKILNHKDVEWEIYWEIGRGSSFKVERCELVRAQRKYHSGVGLRIGYRGKVGFSYITGVNHDKNSLERFVNRTIKLAKVSEVPFYGFSTDNKHKKVKALYDRRIEEMSFDDAYSTALFLAEKERELKENLGSEYALSGGMAFGVSVDGIANSNGIEKSEKTTGLSVSVHIIKRAEKSGSGNYYKGFRLMPDLEEELSLGLGKALEEAELSYNAKKSSSYEGEIILEPHAVASLVSILMSNLYGDNVYHRRSRFSKLGDMIASEAFTLIDDATLEGKLGSYSFDGEGNPSQRTVLIERGILKNFLFDETYARLMDTKSTGNAVRDFRTTPHIGNSNVIVDGKNENLEDLEKAVVVKRVFGEHTANPVSGDFSLTVELGYIIERGEIKPFKDNMLAGNIFELISSIVSVGKKKEQIGSFLSPRVLVFGKII from the coding sequence ATGATAGATGAGCTCATTAAAATTCTCAATCACAAAGACGTTGAGTGGGAAATTTACTGGGAAATAGGGAGAGGCAGTTCTTTTAAGGTTGAGAGATGTGAATTGGTGAGAGCCCAGCGCAAATACCATTCAGGCGTTGGATTAAGAATTGGATATAGGGGGAAGGTTGGATTCTCTTACATAACGGGGGTAAACCACGACAAGAACAGCTTGGAAAGATTCGTGAACAGGACGATAAAGCTTGCAAAAGTTAGTGAAGTGCCTTTTTATGGTTTCTCCACTGATAATAAACATAAAAAAGTCAAAGCCCTTTATGACAGAAGAATTGAGGAGATGAGTTTTGACGATGCATATTCAACTGCTCTCTTTTTAGCTGAAAAAGAGAGGGAGCTAAAGGAGAATCTTGGCTCAGAATATGCCCTTTCTGGCGGTATGGCTTTTGGTGTATCTGTAGACGGGATAGCAAACTCCAATGGAATAGAGAAGAGTGAAAAAACAACAGGGCTGAGCGTAAGCGTCCATATCATCAAAAGAGCAGAAAAAAGCGGAAGTGGAAACTATTACAAAGGCTTTCGATTAATGCCAGACCTCGAAGAGGAACTTTCACTGGGGCTTGGAAAAGCCTTGGAGGAAGCAGAACTAAGTTATAATGCCAAAAAGAGCAGCTCATACGAAGGGGAGATTATTTTGGAACCACATGCAGTGGCTTCTCTTGTAAGTATTTTAATGTCAAACCTATATGGAGACAATGTTTATCACAGACGCTCGAGATTTTCAAAGCTGGGCGATATGATTGCAAGTGAGGCATTTACACTGATAGATGATGCAACCCTTGAGGGCAAGCTTGGCAGTTATTCTTTTGATGGTGAGGGCAATCCTTCTCAAAGAACTGTGTTGATTGAGAGAGGCATTTTAAAGAACTTTCTTTTCGATGAAACCTATGCTCGACTCATGGATACAAAAAGCACTGGAAACGCCGTTAGGGATTTCAGGACAACACCACATATTGGAAACAGCAATGTGATCGTTGATGGAAAAAATGAAAACCTGGAGGATCTGGAAAAGGCTGTAGTTGTGAAACGTGTCTTTGGAGAGCACACAGCAAATCCAGTAAGCGGAGACTTTTCATTGACAGTTGAACTCGGTTATATAATCGAGAGAGGAGAAATTAAACCGTTCAAAGACAATATGCTCGCAGGCAATATATTTGAATTAATAAGCTCAATTGTAAGTGTTGGAAAGAAAAAGGAGCAGATTGGCAGTTTTCTCTCTCCAAGAGTACTTGTCTTTGGCAAAATTATATAA
- a CDS encoding TldD/PmbA family protein, with amino-acid sequence MEIERLMKKAEELARRYGINYYEVRIVKINATHLEMQNSHLEELSSNMEIGIGVRAFQGAWGFSSANDMRRAEKAIETAMKIAKLMKGGSKVYLDDPIKDKAEIEAKKPFTDVDLEEKLELVKMVDKFLSGDGIVNRKVTYGDGLKWQFYFNSLGSEIETTVPRIRLSFSATAKKGKDMQSYWKIFGGTGGWEIIDRVDLEYWTDFVKEKAKSLLDAQLPPSGEFDVIMDPELAGVFIHEALGHASEGDAIKNGESILEGKLGEKIAVEELTVVDDPTMEGKFGSYIYDDEGIKAKRVEIIKNGVLNEYLLDRETATYLNMQPNGHGRAQSYNYQPLVRMSNTYIEPRDWSFEEMLSEVKHGLYLIGDKGGEVDIANGTFMFGAKEGYLIENGEIKAHIRDVALSGKILDVLKNIRAIGKDLKVEFPGYCGKGQWVPVDDGGPHILTRALVGGLI; translated from the coding sequence ATGGAAATCGAGAGATTGATGAAGAAAGCAGAGGAACTCGCGAGACGGTATGGAATAAACTACTATGAAGTGAGGATAGTTAAAATAAATGCCACCCATCTGGAGATGCAAAATTCTCACCTTGAAGAACTTTCCTCAAATATGGAAATTGGTATTGGTGTGAGAGCATTTCAAGGAGCATGGGGATTTTCCTCAGCCAACGACATGAGAAGGGCTGAAAAAGCAATCGAGACGGCAATGAAAATAGCGAAACTTATGAAAGGAGGCTCAAAAGTTTATCTGGATGATCCCATAAAGGATAAGGCAGAAATTGAAGCGAAAAAGCCTTTCACAGATGTTGATTTGGAGGAAAAGCTTGAGCTTGTGAAAATGGTAGATAAGTTTCTGAGTGGGGATGGAATTGTAAACAGAAAAGTGACTTATGGCGATGGCTTAAAGTGGCAGTTCTACTTCAACTCACTGGGAAGTGAAATTGAAACTACAGTCCCAAGGATAAGACTCAGCTTCTCTGCAACGGCTAAAAAAGGAAAGGACATGCAGAGCTACTGGAAAATCTTCGGTGGGACTGGTGGATGGGAGATAATCGATAGAGTTGACTTAGAATACTGGACAGATTTTGTGAAAGAAAAAGCAAAGTCTCTTCTGGATGCCCAGCTTCCACCTTCTGGAGAGTTCGATGTGATAATGGATCCAGAGCTTGCCGGTGTGTTCATTCATGAAGCCTTGGGACATGCAAGCGAAGGTGATGCAATAAAGAATGGGGAGAGCATCTTAGAGGGAAAACTTGGAGAGAAAATAGCCGTTGAGGAGCTTACTGTTGTTGATGACCCAACCATGGAAGGAAAATTCGGCTCATACATTTATGATGATGAAGGTATAAAAGCCAAAAGGGTTGAGATAATCAAAAATGGTGTTCTAAATGAGTACCTTCTTGACAGAGAGACAGCAACTTACCTTAATATGCAGCCAAATGGACATGGAAGGGCTCAGAGCTACAACTATCAGCCCTTGGTCAGGATGAGCAACACTTACATTGAGCCTCGTGACTGGAGCTTTGAAGAGATGCTCAGTGAGGTGAAGCATGGTTTGTATCTAATTGGTGATAAAGGTGGGGAAGTAGATATAGCCAATGGAACATTCATGTTTGGAGCGAAGGAAGGTTATCTAATTGAGAATGGGGAGATTAAGGCTCATATACGGGATGTTGCATTATCCGGAAAAATTCTTGATGTTCTCAAGAATATTAGGGCTATTGGTAAAGATTTGAAAGTTGAGTTCCCCGGCTATTGCGGAAAGGGTCAGTGGGTGCCCGTGGATGATGGAGGGCCTCATATATTGACGAGAGCGTTGGTAGGTGGATTAATTTAG
- a CDS encoding PKD domain-containing protein, with product MCLRRKLSIPLVFLALFSFIIPEIYAGDADLTEAIPGAVIKDDEIIVGDRGDYLLMYEDEKGNLLYQFGRNYEIWDEITAGDVNGDGKAEIIHGDRDTDKLYILTRSGQILGKKNVGFEAGDDIACGDVNKDGKDEIIFADRNDWIKVYDENFNELSKFKIDFSDEDAIASGDIDGDGKDEIIWGDHSKNLIIVYDMYGNSIMSFSTDDYFDLTGRDEIAVGDVNLDGIEEIVVATRDKGNYGKSKGIHVFKVAEGKAYEISSFRIEYAKGDRMAIGDVNRDVVDEIVWASRTGKIKVYNYQGELLNGPNGFSSRFQHGAGLAVGDVDGNSITVGPPIHSTMSITNKVITVINAPPVDFDVINETGVFYATYMTKNTRTLSVSVKAVSDISLTVGVKLGVGLKGVGETELGLKTKVQQKFEATRGSEHVFSETYEITADMADAILHVSTDYDVYEFPIISPPELAVINGEQQYILVTVPKGKPHIHLSNYNSDIHRIGDITTYPTKPEDLPNYEVSNELFHYTIEAGEVGGGGGFYMKDANWKETKNTFSLSVSMEAKTSGKIGLFGSYEVNLQGNYGKSRITTHKVSISNETRVHIEYNGRIEDRDKWYNATAIAYLDSEDGHLVLEFIVPSMGSYYKTRSLSPLGFSYDQIKLISKPLPGNIIIPPLVLNMFSSSCKIDASHSSGKAPLKVDFQISTSGGGGVKNWTLSFGDGTVLRNTGNVSTLLSHTYSEEGNYRVTMNIENLWGYKANCSKEITVLPNKVPKAMFDISPSPAKVEDEVNFIDSSEDEDGSIVKWNWNFGDGTTSTERNPKHSYSSPGMYTVTLTIEDDSGMKASYSKGITINPKNQLPTADFTFLPKEPKTGETVNFVDKSHDSDGNIVSWNWDFGDGTTSTKREPIHTYSSPGNYTVKLVVKDDKGGEDEIAINIVVKVAPTLTETETTSSKTETPTESTPTSHSTTSTSTTSSSSASSPLPTETQTGTCGPAFLVALMLLSLVSRRER from the coding sequence ATGTGCCTTCGAAGGAAACTATCCATACCTCTTGTGTTTTTAGCATTATTTAGCTTTATTATTCCAGAGATCTATGCAGGAGATGCTGATCTTACGGAAGCAATTCCAGGGGCTGTTATCAAGGATGATGAGATAATAGTGGGGGACAGAGGAGACTATCTGCTTATGTATGAAGATGAAAAAGGAAACCTACTTTACCAATTTGGTAGAAACTATGAAATATGGGATGAGATCACTGCGGGGGATGTGAACGGCGATGGTAAAGCAGAAATCATTCATGGCGATAGAGATACTGATAAACTGTACATTCTAACTCGAAGTGGACAAATATTGGGAAAGAAAAACGTTGGATTTGAAGCAGGAGATGACATAGCGTGTGGAGATGTCAACAAAGATGGAAAGGATGAGATAATTTTCGCTGACAGAAATGACTGGATTAAAGTTTATGACGAGAACTTCAATGAACTGAGCAAGTTTAAGATCGACTTTTCTGATGAAGATGCAATCGCTTCAGGCGACATAGACGGAGATGGAAAGGATGAGATAATTTGGGGAGACCACAGTAAAAACCTCATAATAGTATATGACATGTACGGGAATTCAATAATGAGTTTCTCAACAGATGATTACTTCGACTTAACAGGAAGAGACGAAATTGCAGTAGGGGATGTCAACCTTGACGGTATTGAAGAGATCGTAGTAGCAACTCGGGATAAAGGTAACTATGGGAAGTCTAAAGGTATTCATGTGTTCAAAGTAGCTGAAGGGAAAGCTTACGAAATTTCGTCCTTTAGAATTGAATATGCCAAGGGGGACAGAATGGCCATTGGAGATGTAAACAGAGATGTTGTTGATGAAATAGTCTGGGCAAGTCGGACTGGAAAAATAAAAGTGTACAATTATCAGGGTGAATTGCTAAATGGGCCTAATGGGTTTTCATCACGCTTTCAGCATGGAGCTGGCTTGGCAGTTGGAGACGTTGATGGCAACTCAATAACAGTTGGTCCCCCAATACACAGCACCATGAGCATAACAAACAAGGTTATCACAGTTATAAATGCACCTCCGGTAGATTTTGATGTCATAAATGAAACAGGAGTATTCTATGCCACTTACATGACCAAAAATACAAGGACGTTGTCAGTATCGGTAAAGGCGGTAAGCGATATTTCTCTTACAGTTGGGGTTAAACTTGGTGTAGGATTGAAAGGAGTGGGAGAGACAGAACTTGGGCTCAAAACAAAGGTGCAGCAGAAATTCGAAGCAACCAGAGGAAGTGAACATGTATTCTCTGAAACTTACGAGATAACAGCAGATATGGCAGATGCTATTCTGCACGTCAGTACTGACTACGATGTCTATGAGTTTCCAATAATAAGTCCCCCAGAGTTGGCGGTTATCAATGGGGAGCAGCAGTATATACTCGTGACAGTACCGAAGGGAAAACCCCATATTCATCTAAGCAACTATAACTCAGATATTCACAGAATTGGAGACATAACAACGTATCCTACAAAGCCAGAAGACCTGCCAAATTATGAAGTAAGTAACGAACTTTTCCACTACACAATCGAAGCTGGTGAAGTGGGAGGGGGCGGAGGATTCTACATGAAAGACGCCAATTGGAAAGAAACAAAAAATACCTTCTCACTCTCGGTATCAATGGAGGCAAAAACATCCGGAAAAATAGGCCTTTTTGGAAGTTATGAGGTGAATCTCCAAGGGAATTACGGAAAAAGCAGGATAACCACCCATAAAGTGTCAATTTCTAATGAAACCAGGGTGCACATAGAATACAATGGAAGGATTGAAGATCGGGATAAATGGTACAACGCAACTGCCATTGCTTACTTAGATAGTGAAGATGGACATTTAGTTCTTGAGTTCATAGTGCCAAGTATGGGTTCATATTACAAAACAAGAAGCCTCAGCCCCTTGGGATTCAGCTATGATCAGATAAAACTGATCTCCAAACCACTTCCAGGGAACATTATAATACCACCCCTTGTGCTGAATATGTTTAGCTCAAGCTGTAAGATAGATGCCTCTCACTCTTCAGGCAAAGCACCATTAAAGGTTGATTTCCAGATATCCACATCAGGAGGGGGAGGAGTAAAGAACTGGACGCTAAGTTTTGGAGATGGGACAGTTTTAAGAAATACCGGAAATGTAAGCACCTTGCTAAGCCACACGTATTCTGAGGAAGGCAACTATAGAGTTACTATGAACATTGAAAATCTATGGGGATACAAAGCAAACTGTAGTAAAGAGATCACAGTTCTTCCAAATAAAGTACCAAAAGCCATGTTTGATATTTCTCCTTCACCAGCAAAGGTTGAAGATGAAGTTAACTTCATAGACAGCTCCGAAGATGAAGATGGCAGTATAGTGAAATGGAACTGGAACTTCGGGGATGGAACAACATCTACAGAGAGAAATCCAAAGCATTCATATTCATCACCAGGAATGTACACAGTGACACTCACAATCGAAGATGACTCAGGGATGAAAGCAAGCTACTCGAAGGGCATTACTATAAATCCCAAGAACCAGCTCCCAACCGCAGACTTCACATTCCTCCCGAAAGAACCAAAAACTGGGGAAACCGTTAACTTTGTTGACAAATCCCACGACAGTGATGGAAATATTGTAAGCTGGAACTGGGACTTTGGAGATGGAACAACCTCAACAAAAAGGGAGCCCATTCATACATATTCCTCTCCGGGAAACTACACGGTAAAGTTGGTTGTTAAAGATGACAAAGGGGGAGAAGACGAAATAGCTATCAACATTGTAGTAAAAGTTGCTCCAACACTCACCGAAACCGAAACAACTTCAAGCAAAACCGAGACACCTACAGAGAGCACCCCAACATCACATAGCACAACTTCAACATCAACCACGTCCTCTTCAAGTGCGAGTTCTCCGCTACCAACAGAGACACAAACGGGCACATGTGGACCAGCCTTTCTGGTGGCATTGATGCTCCTCTCATTAGTTAGCAGAAGGGAGAGGTAG
- a CDS encoding DUF257 family protein produces MAEHGFEFIFSKMRAGETVLIEYASVSSPEILLYVMERYCRQNDIPMIIDDIADTLPEFLTRLELIGLLIKGFGSIPVIKIGGHRESGEIVGRIDIEKYSLDFQYYNPVYEKVRPSKMAYNPVLGIHKLLLINSIKEYGGGVRLLRNISRYVGNKTRIAFYFINKSLVQSKFPEFLYLFEEIATSVMQWERSGSTYKLKVIKSANDDILEKIATIEFEDIKRI; encoded by the coding sequence GTGGCTGAGCACGGGTTTGAATTCATCTTTTCTAAAATGAGAGCCGGTGAAACAGTGCTCATCGAATATGCCTCTGTTTCATCCCCTGAAATCCTGTTATATGTAATGGAGAGGTACTGCAGACAGAACGACATTCCAATGATAATTGATGACATTGCTGACACTTTGCCTGAATTCTTAACTCGGCTGGAGCTCATAGGCTTGCTTATAAAAGGATTTGGCAGTATCCCAGTTATAAAAATAGGGGGTCATAGAGAAAGTGGGGAAATAGTTGGAAGAATCGATATTGAAAAATACTCTCTGGATTTTCAGTACTACAATCCCGTTTATGAGAAAGTTCGCCCATCTAAAATGGCATATAATCCTGTATTGGGAATTCACAAGCTCTTACTGATAAATTCAATAAAAGAATACGGAGGAGGGGTAAGGTTGCTTAGGAACATCTCAAGATACGTCGGAAACAAAACGAGGATAGCATTCTATTTTATCAACAAAAGTTTGGTGCAGTCTAAATTCCCGGAGTTCTTGTATTTGTTTGAGGAAATTGCGACATCAGTTATGCAGTGGGAGAGAAGTGGTAGCACCTATAAGCTGAAAGTCATCAAATCTGCAAACGACGACATTCTTGAAAAAATTGCGACAATAGAGTTCGAGGACATCAAGAGAATCTGA
- a CDS encoding PH domain-containing protein yields MQSLIYSRVILENLYPDEDVLYAIKKKFSLEAKPKWLVVTDRRILYVDEKLLGRYELTAVPYEKLELVYVKVGKIYSEFLIRKEDGKEIKLTKMDKEKARKAIEAIRDALNEIAVEPVTIERKKHLMSEEWVIHKPKEAVSRSIRMEPRKFREKREEDPLEKLKKLKELYDMGVITQEEYEEKRKKLLRKI; encoded by the coding sequence GTGCAAAGTTTAATATACTCCAGAGTTATTTTAGAAAATCTTTATCCAGATGAAGATGTTCTCTATGCCATAAAAAAGAAGTTCAGCTTGGAAGCAAAGCCCAAATGGTTGGTTGTGACAGATAGAAGAATCCTGTACGTGGATGAAAAGCTCTTAGGAAGATATGAGCTGACAGCTGTTCCATATGAAAAGCTTGAACTTGTTTATGTGAAAGTGGGCAAAATATATTCAGAGTTCTTAATTAGAAAAGAAGATGGGAAAGAAATTAAATTGACAAAAATGGATAAGGAAAAAGCAAGAAAAGCTATAGAAGCCATAAGAGATGCTCTAAACGAGATTGCAGTTGAGCCTGTAACTATTGAAAGAAAGAAGCACCTAATGAGTGAGGAGTGGGTTATCCACAAGCCAAAGGAAGCTGTGAGCAGGTCAATTAGAATGGAACCAAGGAAATTTAGAGAAAAGAGAGAAGAAGATCCTCTTGAGAAGCTCAAGAAGCTAAAAGAGCTTTACGATATGGGTGTTATAACCCAAGAAGAGTACGAAGAAAAAAGGAAAAAGCTCTTAAGGAAGATTTAA
- a CDS encoding alpha-amylase family glycosyl hydrolase, with protein MRKLAVLLTLLLILPTVYAYQIPEKSVIYQIMVDRFYDGNKSNNHPFYDPTHSNYRLYWGGDLEGIIENLDYIKSLGISMVWLSPVNDNINRMASGSAPYHGYWTRDYKRIEEHFGNWRVFNTLVKEAEKRGICIIVDFVPNHSNPATDGEFGSLYDNGTFITNYYSDSKNATLNPYTGSLENIYHHNGNIKVWEGFELKYGNLFGLADFNQLNPWVDEYLKDGASLFVQSGVCGFRIDAVKHMDLGWLTQFYAHLYMQEPLFIFGEYYKLNFEKDDDMFYFYQYSNVSPQLSIPIRNDIVRTFAFGGSLKTLARELEEYYSHFVYPNKAVNFLDNHDLPRYLSEGKNLDRYHMALGLVMTLPGIPVIYYGDESYLVSKEGKGDPYNRPMMKFDNQTEAARIIRTLAELRKENNALAYGDFKTVYVDYNTWVFERKFGSEKVLVAVNKVNSKNLTLSLNWSDGIYRDVLYGVKMQVKAGKAEISAPKNKVLVFSYEGKQEKPLIGSITPYIAQPGQKLILGGAGFGKSGKVFIEGVRAEVLEWSDDMIVFKMPKLDARKAWVDVYVETDGKKSNRVKLRYLGGNEEAFLLVLNASNLTGQLWIKGNISELAEPIPLMRSKTGYYFQVVSLPVNTSFSVDLYSGLPWEKLEPLNVTLYGKSTNKTIILTRIKPIPKHTQTVTESAAQSPSTSICGTGLVLMLSLIVLFKKR; from the coding sequence ATGAGAAAGTTGGCTGTCCTGCTTACCCTCTTACTAATTTTGCCAACTGTTTATGCATATCAAATTCCAGAAAAAAGTGTAATATACCAGATAATGGTGGATCGCTTTTACGATGGAAATAAGAGCAATAATCATCCTTTTTACGATCCTACTCACAGCAATTATCGTCTTTACTGGGGTGGAGACCTTGAGGGCATAATTGAGAATCTTGACTACATCAAAAGCTTGGGGATTTCTATGGTGTGGCTGTCTCCAGTTAACGACAATATAAACCGCATGGCATCAGGCTCTGCACCCTATCACGGATATTGGACAAGAGACTATAAGAGAATAGAGGAACATTTTGGCAACTGGAGAGTTTTTAATACCTTAGTCAAAGAAGCAGAGAAGAGAGGGATTTGTATAATTGTCGATTTTGTTCCAAATCATTCAAACCCAGCAACCGATGGCGAATTTGGTTCCCTTTATGACAATGGAACCTTTATTACAAACTACTATTCCGACAGCAAAAATGCAACGTTAAATCCATACACGGGAAGCTTGGAGAATATTTACCATCACAACGGCAACATTAAGGTGTGGGAGGGGTTTGAGCTTAAATATGGGAATCTTTTTGGTCTGGCAGACTTTAACCAGTTGAACCCTTGGGTTGATGAATATCTTAAAGATGGTGCGAGTTTGTTTGTTCAGAGTGGTGTTTGTGGGTTTAGAATTGATGCAGTCAAACACATGGACTTAGGCTGGTTGACTCAGTTCTATGCTCATTTATACATGCAGGAGCCTCTCTTTATCTTTGGTGAGTACTACAAGCTTAACTTTGAAAAGGACGATGACATGTTCTACTTTTATCAATATTCCAATGTTTCTCCCCAGCTCAGCATTCCAATAAGGAACGACATTGTGAGGACGTTTGCCTTTGGTGGGAGCCTTAAGACCCTTGCAAGGGAACTTGAAGAATATTACTCCCACTTCGTTTATCCAAACAAGGCAGTCAACTTCCTCGACAATCACGATCTGCCCAGATACCTAAGCGAGGGCAAAAACCTCGATAGATATCACATGGCATTGGGCTTAGTAATGACGTTGCCAGGCATTCCGGTGATTTACTATGGTGATGAAAGTTATTTGGTCAGCAAAGAGGGAAAGGGTGACCCATATAATAGACCAATGATGAAGTTTGACAACCAAACAGAGGCTGCAAGAATAATCAGAACTCTTGCAGAGCTCAGAAAAGAGAACAACGCTCTCGCTTATGGAGATTTTAAGACGGTTTATGTTGATTACAACACTTGGGTATTTGAGAGGAAATTTGGTAGCGAGAAAGTCTTGGTTGCTGTTAACAAAGTGAACAGCAAAAACTTAACCCTCAGCTTAAATTGGAGTGACGGAATTTACAGAGATGTTCTTTATGGAGTTAAGATGCAGGTTAAAGCTGGAAAAGCTGAAATCTCAGCCCCTAAAAACAAAGTGCTTGTGTTCAGTTATGAGGGCAAGCAGGAAAAGCCTTTAATTGGGTCTATAACTCCATATATCGCTCAACCGGGTCAGAAACTCATTCTTGGTGGAGCAGGATTTGGAAAAAGTGGAAAGGTGTTTATTGAAGGAGTAAGAGCAGAAGTCCTTGAATGGAGCGATGATATGATAGTTTTTAAGATGCCCAAGCTGGACGCCCGAAAAGCTTGGGTTGATGTTTACGTTGAAACAGATGGAAAGAAAAGCAACAGAGTTAAGCTTCGTTATTTGGGTGGAAACGAAGAAGCATTTTTGCTCGTGTTAAATGCATCTAATTTGACGGGTCAGCTATGGATTAAAGGAAACATCTCCGAATTGGCCGAACCAATTCCATTAATGAGGTCTAAAACCGGCTATTATTTCCAAGTTGTCAGTCTTCCTGTAAATACAAGCTTCAGCGTAGATTTGTACTCTGGTTTGCCCTGGGAAAAGCTTGAGCCTTTAAACGTAACCCTCTATGGAAAATCAACCAACAAAACGATAATTTTAACAAGGATAAAGCCGATTCCAAAGCACACTCAAACAGTCACAGAATCTGCAGCTCAATCTCCCTCAACATCCATCTGTGGAACGGGCTTAGTTTTGATGCTGTCTTTAATAGTCCTCTTCAAAAAGCGCTGA
- a CDS encoding class I SAM-dependent methyltransferase: MKKHEWEDFFDREARHYLKEPFTKHTKEEVEFLLNEFQLPKGAKILDVGCGVGRHSIELAKRGYRVTGIDISQGMLEEARKRAQKEGVEVEFIKADATKFKCEEEFDAAICLCEGAFSLIGSSDDPIEHDLAILKNIYESLKPGGKFILTALSALSRIKGASNEDITKGTFDPNTMTFFEEIEAPDGTKIPIRERVYVPTELYLMFKMVGFEVKAIWGGTAGRWGKRKVDFDDIEIMVIAEKPKKEK, encoded by the coding sequence ATGAAAAAACATGAATGGGAAGATTTTTTTGATAGAGAGGCACGTCACTACTTGAAAGAGCCGTTTACTAAACACACAAAAGAGGAAGTGGAGTTTTTATTAAATGAGTTTCAGCTACCAAAAGGAGCTAAAATATTGGATGTTGGTTGCGGTGTCGGAAGGCACTCAATAGAGCTTGCAAAAAGAGGATACAGAGTAACTGGAATAGATATTTCTCAAGGAATGCTTGAAGAAGCAAGAAAACGAGCTCAAAAGGAAGGTGTTGAAGTGGAGTTCATAAAAGCAGACGCTACGAAGTTTAAGTGTGAGGAGGAATTTGACGCTGCCATATGCCTCTGTGAAGGTGCTTTTTCGTTAATCGGTTCAAGTGACGACCCAATAGAGCACGACTTAGCGATACTCAAGAATATTTATGAATCCCTAAAGCCTGGTGGAAAATTTATTTTGACTGCCCTAAGTGCCCTTTCAAGAATTAAAGGGGCATCAAACGAGGACATAACCAAAGGAACTTTCGACCCAAACACCATGACGTTCTTTGAAGAAATTGAGGCACCTGATGGCACAAAAATCCCGATTAGAGAACGCGTTTACGTCCCTACAGAGCTTTACTTAATGTTCAAAATGGTTGGGTTTGAAGTAAAAGCCATTTGGGGAGGCACTGCTGGAAGATGGGGAAAGAGGAAAGTAGATTTTGACGATATCGAAATAATGGTGATAGCTGAGAAGCCTAAAAAGGAGAAATGA
- a CDS encoding BtpA/SgcQ family protein, translating to MDFERKVLIGMVHLKPLPGSYLYNGDFGRVIEHAVNEAKKLEKAGFDAVMVENFGDVPFPKYVDKTTVAAFTVVAKAVREEVSLPLGINVLRNDAIAAYSIAYAVKADFIRVNVLSGIAYTDQGIIEGIAHELAKLRKLLPSRIKVFADVHVKHAYHFGEFEDALRDTVERGLADAVIISGKATGMEVDVEKLKKAKKISPVPVIVGSGTTYDNLPKLWKYADGFIVGTWIKKDGKTKNDIDFERAKNLIELAKNLRSSYV from the coding sequence ATGGACTTCGAGCGAAAAGTTCTGATTGGGATGGTTCACCTCAAACCCCTGCCGGGCTCCTACCTATACAATGGGGACTTTGGTAGGGTCATAGAGCATGCTGTAAATGAAGCTAAAAAGCTCGAAAAGGCAGGCTTTGATGCGGTGATGGTGGAGAACTTTGGGGATGTGCCTTTTCCGAAGTATGTGGACAAGACAACTGTTGCTGCCTTTACTGTAGTAGCTAAGGCTGTTCGCGAGGAGGTTTCACTCCCCCTTGGTATAAACGTCCTGAGGAATGATGCGATAGCTGCTTATTCAATAGCCTATGCCGTGAAGGCGGACTTCATAAGGGTGAACGTGCTGAGCGGCATAGCCTATACAGACCAGGGCATCATTGAGGGAATCGCCCATGAGCTGGCAAAGCTGAGGAAGCTTTTGCCAAGCAGAATAAAGGTTTTTGCCGATGTGCACGTTAAGCACGCATATCACTTTGGGGAATTTGAAGATGCGCTGAGGGATACAGTTGAGAGGGGCTTGGCTGATGCTGTAATTATCAGTGGAAAGGCAACTGGAATGGAAGTTGATGTTGAGAAACTTAAAAAAGCAAAGAAAATTTCACCAGTTCCAGTTATTGTAGGCTCAGGTACAACCTACGACAACCTTCCAAAGCTGTGGAAGTATGCTGATGGCTTCATAGTGGGGACATGGATAAAAAAAGATGGGAAAACAAAGAATGATATTGATTTTGAGAGGGCTAAAAATCTTATTGAGTTGGCGAAAAATCTTCGTTCAAGTTATGTTTAG